From Scylla paramamosain isolate STU-SP2022 chromosome 18, ASM3559412v1, whole genome shotgun sequence, one genomic window encodes:
- the LOC135109253 gene encoding SHC SH2 domain-binding protein 1-like isoform X1 translates to MSLEVEGKRLYPNLELMAGINDSLEDSIRNNLSAARAESPCLPDVIRAQWEPEDHVAELSCMLQGVAAEHVERQLVQYVENKIEPAGWKAVWTVPLNRLDSMFKLKQETCVYVDVIDVSQEKLLAEVKILMPVDGNILKEDLQVIEEGKNKTVQVPLMELSVLADQENAALDMVSTAEVICQLKFFYEHIWQPWDLEEENIYFDQSLITSRLKLYQDIQAGRIPTAVVAGLKAIIRKANHALKKIQHIESRNEEQGADFEMDQKDVAQLFKLHKQLEKLKAQFDMMKDPILREISVYPSQEEEMDTKGPHAKVKVVANALPAVQMMEHLAMLPDLIESLSQVTKEDLCQTHSSLQSAINEAQEGDVVILLPGQHTLSQLGYLFAKGGALLGLGEGIVVEGNSKNGDVLMDITGSFHIQNITLKPAPGQIGIVQHSGLTTMEKVTITGGKWGLLGLGNTQYCVNQVSVQNCSAGGMDFRDGAVASISTTSIKNCKTGIQIEGGAKISMSNTRIEGSKKYGVLQLSLEEAKSSKYQDMSTDEVLTCLLQVGKGNTFEHNGEDIMTIFAGSSSSSRSKGSDSTASSPASSSNEEVFTK, encoded by the exons ATGAG cttGGAAGTTGAAGGTAAACGTTTGTATCCTAACCTGGAATTGATGGCAGGCATCAACGATTCACTTGAGGATAGTATCAGAAACAACTTGTCTGCCGCAAGAGCCGAGTCACCGTGCCTGCCAGATGTGATCAGGGCACAGTGGGAACCAGAGGACCATGTTGCAGAGCTAAGCTGCATGTTACAGG GTGTTGCAGCAGAACATGTGGAAAGACAGCTGGTTCAGTATGTGGAGAACAAAATTGAACCAGCTGGGTGGAAAGCTGTGTGGACTGTGCCATTAAATCGTCTGGATTCCATGTTCAAACTGAAGCAGGAGACTTGTGTATATGTGGAC GTCATTGATGTTAGTCAGGAGAAGCTCTTAGCTGAAGTGAAGATACTGATGCCTGTTGATGGTAATATACTGAAGGAGGACTTACAGGTGATtgaagaggggaagaataaGACG GTCCAGGTTCCATTGATGGAGCTGTCTGTGCTTGCAGATCAAGAAAATGCAGCCTTAGATATGGTCAGCACTGCAGAAGTCATTTGCCAGTTAAA ATTCTTTTATGAACACATATGGCAACCATGGGatttggaggaagaaaatatttattttgaccAATCCCTCATTACTTCTCGCCTCAAGCT ATATCAAGACATCCAAGCAGGTCGCATCCCAACAGCTGTAGTTGCTGGTCTTAAAGCCATTATCAGGAAAGCTAATCATGCACTGAAGAAAATCCAGCATATTGAATCCAGGAATGAAGAACAAGGTGCAGATTTTGAGATGGATCAGAAAGATGTTGCTCAGCTCTTCAAGCTGCACAAGCAACTGGAAAAACTCAAAGCACAGTTTGACATGATGAAAGATCCTATTTTAAG GGAGATTTCAGTTTACCCAtcacaagaagaggaaatggacaCAAAGGGGCCTCATGCAAAGGTGAAGGTGGTAGCAAATGCCCTTCCTGCTGTGCAAATGATGGAGCACTTGGCTATGCTGCCAGATCTCATAGAATCCTTGTCTCAG GTTACTAAGGAAGATCTTTGCCAGACACACTCCTCCCTTCAGAGTGCTATTAATGAAGCACAGGAGGGAGATGTGGTCATACTGCTTCCAGGACAGCACACACTGAGTCAACTGGGGTACTTGTTTGCAAAAGGGGGAGCATTGCTTG GGCTTGGAGAAGGCATAGTGGTGGAAGGCAACAGTAAGAATGGTGATGTTTTAATGGACATAACAGGCAGCTTCCACATTCAGAACATCACCTTGAAGCCAGCCCCTGGGCAGATTGGAATTGTTCAGCATAGTGGATTAACAACCATGGAGAAAGTTACAATTACAG GTGGAAAATGGGGTTTGCTTGGGCTGGGGAACACACAGTATTGTGTTAACCAAGTATCTGTCCAGAACTGTTCTGCTGGTGGGATGGATTTTAGAGATGGTGCTGTTGCCAGCATCTCCACCACATCCATCAAGAACTGTAAGACTGGCATTCAGATAGAAGGTGGAGCAAAG ATTTCAATGTCAAACACAAGAATTGAGGGCAGTAAAAAATACGGAGTGTTGCAGCTTTCACTGGAGGAAGCGAAATCATCAAAATATCAAGATATGTCTACTGATGAAGTGCTGACATG tTTGCTACAAGTTGGCAAAGGAAATACTTTTGAACACAATGGTGAAGATATCATGACTATATTTGCTGGCAGCTCAAGCTCCtcaagaagtaaaggaagtgacAGCACTGCCTCATCGCCAGCCTCCAGCAGCAATGAGGAGGTGTTCACAAAGTGA
- the LOC135109253 gene encoding SHC SH2 domain-binding protein 1-like isoform X2 — MAGINDSLEDSIRNNLSAARAESPCLPDVIRAQWEPEDHVAELSCMLQGVAAEHVERQLVQYVENKIEPAGWKAVWTVPLNRLDSMFKLKQETCVYVDVIDVSQEKLLAEVKILMPVDGNILKEDLQVIEEGKNKTVQVPLMELSVLADQENAALDMVSTAEVICQLKFFYEHIWQPWDLEEENIYFDQSLITSRLKLYQDIQAGRIPTAVVAGLKAIIRKANHALKKIQHIESRNEEQGADFEMDQKDVAQLFKLHKQLEKLKAQFDMMKDPILREISVYPSQEEEMDTKGPHAKVKVVANALPAVQMMEHLAMLPDLIESLSQVTKEDLCQTHSSLQSAINEAQEGDVVILLPGQHTLSQLGYLFAKGGALLGLGEGIVVEGNSKNGDVLMDITGSFHIQNITLKPAPGQIGIVQHSGLTTMEKVTITGGKWGLLGLGNTQYCVNQVSVQNCSAGGMDFRDGAVASISTTSIKNCKTGIQIEGGAKISMSNTRIEGSKKYGVLQLSLEEAKSSKYQDMSTDEVLTCLLQVGKGNTFEHNGEDIMTIFAGSSSSSRSKGSDSTASSPASSSNEEVFTK; from the exons ATGGCAGGCATCAACGATTCACTTGAGGATAGTATCAGAAACAACTTGTCTGCCGCAAGAGCCGAGTCACCGTGCCTGCCAGATGTGATCAGGGCACAGTGGGAACCAGAGGACCATGTTGCAGAGCTAAGCTGCATGTTACAGG GTGTTGCAGCAGAACATGTGGAAAGACAGCTGGTTCAGTATGTGGAGAACAAAATTGAACCAGCTGGGTGGAAAGCTGTGTGGACTGTGCCATTAAATCGTCTGGATTCCATGTTCAAACTGAAGCAGGAGACTTGTGTATATGTGGAC GTCATTGATGTTAGTCAGGAGAAGCTCTTAGCTGAAGTGAAGATACTGATGCCTGTTGATGGTAATATACTGAAGGAGGACTTACAGGTGATtgaagaggggaagaataaGACG GTCCAGGTTCCATTGATGGAGCTGTCTGTGCTTGCAGATCAAGAAAATGCAGCCTTAGATATGGTCAGCACTGCAGAAGTCATTTGCCAGTTAAA ATTCTTTTATGAACACATATGGCAACCATGGGatttggaggaagaaaatatttattttgaccAATCCCTCATTACTTCTCGCCTCAAGCT ATATCAAGACATCCAAGCAGGTCGCATCCCAACAGCTGTAGTTGCTGGTCTTAAAGCCATTATCAGGAAAGCTAATCATGCACTGAAGAAAATCCAGCATATTGAATCCAGGAATGAAGAACAAGGTGCAGATTTTGAGATGGATCAGAAAGATGTTGCTCAGCTCTTCAAGCTGCACAAGCAACTGGAAAAACTCAAAGCACAGTTTGACATGATGAAAGATCCTATTTTAAG GGAGATTTCAGTTTACCCAtcacaagaagaggaaatggacaCAAAGGGGCCTCATGCAAAGGTGAAGGTGGTAGCAAATGCCCTTCCTGCTGTGCAAATGATGGAGCACTTGGCTATGCTGCCAGATCTCATAGAATCCTTGTCTCAG GTTACTAAGGAAGATCTTTGCCAGACACACTCCTCCCTTCAGAGTGCTATTAATGAAGCACAGGAGGGAGATGTGGTCATACTGCTTCCAGGACAGCACACACTGAGTCAACTGGGGTACTTGTTTGCAAAAGGGGGAGCATTGCTTG GGCTTGGAGAAGGCATAGTGGTGGAAGGCAACAGTAAGAATGGTGATGTTTTAATGGACATAACAGGCAGCTTCCACATTCAGAACATCACCTTGAAGCCAGCCCCTGGGCAGATTGGAATTGTTCAGCATAGTGGATTAACAACCATGGAGAAAGTTACAATTACAG GTGGAAAATGGGGTTTGCTTGGGCTGGGGAACACACAGTATTGTGTTAACCAAGTATCTGTCCAGAACTGTTCTGCTGGTGGGATGGATTTTAGAGATGGTGCTGTTGCCAGCATCTCCACCACATCCATCAAGAACTGTAAGACTGGCATTCAGATAGAAGGTGGAGCAAAG ATTTCAATGTCAAACACAAGAATTGAGGGCAGTAAAAAATACGGAGTGTTGCAGCTTTCACTGGAGGAAGCGAAATCATCAAAATATCAAGATATGTCTACTGATGAAGTGCTGACATG tTTGCTACAAGTTGGCAAAGGAAATACTTTTGAACACAATGGTGAAGATATCATGACTATATTTGCTGGCAGCTCAAGCTCCtcaagaagtaaaggaagtgacAGCACTGCCTCATCGCCAGCCTCCAGCAGCAATGAGGAGGTGTTCACAAAGTGA
- the LOC135109254 gene encoding uncharacterized protein LOC135109254 yields the protein MKFAVTLASFLVLFALSSAQTDVGWCRCGSFVSSRHMEIMVLELPEITINDCDSHNQCKNACSKEINTMTNNMDLWSTVDGETVGQYFCNELFQHGFFWIHNSYIHGYYEVCGGPWEYTGIDSQQQLCCTNHEHIHCVSRI from the exons ATGAAGTTCGCTGTGACTCTCGCCTCCTTCCTGGTTCTCTTTGCGCTTTCAAG CGCACAGACAGATGTTGGATGGTGCAGGTGCGGGTCTTTCGTGTCCTCCAGGCATATGGAAATCATGGTTCTGGAGCTGCCTGAGATCACCATCAACGACTGTGACAGCCACAACCAGTGCAAGAACGCCTGCAGTAAGGAG ATCAATACCATGACCAATAACATGGACTTGTGGTCGACGGTTGATGGAGAGACAGTTGGCCAGTACTTCTGCAATGAGCTCTTCCAACACGGTTTCTTCTGGATCCATAATTCTTAC ATCCACGGATATTATGAGGTGTGTGGCGGCCCTTGGGAATACACTGGAATCGACTCGCAACAGCAATTGTGCTGCACCAACCATGAGCACATCCACTGCGTCTCCAGGATCTAG
- the LOC135109256 gene encoding kielin/chordin-like protein, which yields MILLSNLRARSVSGVMFASLLLLLLQSDNGVSGATCEANLECCRHPPWTPAFRECCSDGCCPDCDRVRRVPATKSYAMKKGCEAAFECCVYPIFTDEWEDCCAKHFCCPLCHMVSKGCCYNGQMHKWGSVVDSFTNPETRLMCGARINRSKPHLVATIVPFMSQPLPEINCDDCTESRHCVDRNGIVHEDGEKWLANPCSLCRCDNGIFECLPVRPRCPPPPYPQCVPVPPAPGDCCNKWDCSRLESMCVDAYGEVRQEGEQWTGRDDPCLMYMCKAGGMILNARRYCPSRSRVRVPAGCELQNRSGECCLVLHCPECKDKNGTTYSAGDSWEDPDDACYTFHCQVGGTVQRRRKACREIRRPFRNDCVLQHENCCPTWICGGCVDQYGMTHAAGTSWTDRDDPCITYICNDRGIRLASRVDCPPLNPQPARDCIKIKKDCCDEWKCPGDVTYCTDEQGGRREVGESWVDANNPCILWHCPEDLTPVQAIIDCAMPQPPPSPSCTMQMDQCCPKWHCPCVDDNGVEKVVGDIWDHPKNKCMLVECTSDGAREKLKPCPPIPHGNPGHNCVLQFDGCCLTWNCGNESSIGACPDPFSFNRNCFQYFDQCLLDSDCYYNNKCCLVAGCGHECMEASKAGECPVINYIVAPQCTSDMVDACQWDHQCPGNQKCCFLHCAKRCIDPF from the exons ATGATATTGTTATCAAACCTGAGGGCCCGGAGTGTCAGTGGCGTCATGTTCGCGTCCCTTTTACTGCTTCTGTTGCAATCCG ATAATGGCGTCTCTGGTGCGACTTGTGAGGCTAACCTAGAATGCTGCCGGCACCCTCCGTGGACTCCCGCGTTTCGTGAGTGTTGCAGTGACGGCTGCTGCCCGGACTGCGACAGAGTCAGGCGTGTACCAG CTACTAAATCCTACGCAATGAAGAAGGGTTGCGAGGCGGCCTTCGAGTGTTGTGTGTACCCTATCTTCACGGACGAGTGGGAGGACTGCTGCGCTAAACACTTCTGCTGTCCACTGTGCCACATGGTGTCCAAAG GCTGCTGTTACAACGGTCAAATGCACAAGTGGGGAAGCGTAGTGGACTCCTTCACCAACCCGGAAACTCGCCTGATGTGTGGTGCCAGGATAAACAGGAGCAAGCCTCACTTGGTGGCCACAATTGTGCCCTTTATGTCTCAACCTCTCCCGG AGATCAACTGTGATGACTGCACTGAGAGCAGGCACTGCGTAGACAGAAATGGCATAGTCCATGAGGATGGCGAGAAATGGTTAGCAAACCCGTGCTCGCTGTGCCGGTGTGATAATGGAATTTTCGAATGCTTACCAGTGAGGCCCCGGTGCCCCCCTCCACCTTACCCACAGTGTGTCCCCGTCCCCCCCGCACCTGGTGACTGCTGTAACAAATGGGACTGTTCACGACTAGAGAG CATGTGCGTTGATGCGTATGGCGAGGTGCGGCAGGAGGGGGAGCAGTGGACGGGGCGCGATGACCCCTGCTTGATGTACATGTGCAAGGCAGGAGGCATGATTTTGAACGCTCGTCGATACTGCCCATCACGGTCCCGCGTCAGGGTGCCTGCTGGTTGTGAGCTGCAGAATCGCTCTGGTGAATGCTGTCTAGTGCTGCATTGCCC GGAGTGTAAGGACAAGAACGGCACAACTTACTCGGCAGGAGATAGCTGGGAGGACCCGGACGACGCCTGTTACACCTTCCACTGCCAGGTTGGGGGCACCGTACAGCGGAGGAGGAAGGCCTGTCGTGAAATTCGACGCCCATTTAGAAATGATTGTGTGCTGCAGCATGAGAACTGCTGCCCGACCTGGATCTGTGG GGGGTGTGTGGACCAGTACGGGATGACGCACGCCGCGGGAACAAGCTGGACTGATAGAGATGACCCCTGCATCACCTACATTTGCAACGACAGAGGAATTAGACTTGCCTCCAGGGTTGACTGTCCGCCCCTCAATCCCCAGCCTGCACGAGATTgcataaagataaagaaagactgCTGCGATGAATGGAAGTGCCC GGGCGACGTAACGTACTGCACTGATGAACAGGGAGGGAGACGCGAGGTAGGGGAGAGCTGGGTTGACGCAAATAATCCGTGCATCCTCTGGCACTGCCCGGAGGACCTGACCCCCGTGCAGGCCATCATAGATTGTGCCATGCCGCAGCCGCCTCCCAGTCCAAGCTGTACCATGCAAATGGATCAGTGTTGTCCTAAATGGCACTGCCC TTGTGTGGATGATAACGGGGTGGAGAAGGTTGTTGGGGACATCTGGGACCACCCGAAGAACAAGTGTATGTTAGTGGAGTGTACAAGTGATGGTGCCCGCGAGAAGCTGAAGCCCTGCCCTCCGATCCCTCACGGCAACCCAGGCCACAATTGTGTGCTGCAGTTTGATGGCTGCTGCCTCACGTGGAACTGTGGAAATGAATCCTCTAT AGGAGCGTGTCCAGATCCCTTCAGCTTCAATAGAAACTGCTTCCAGTACTTCGACCAGTGTTTGTTGGATAGCGATtgttactacaacaacaagtgCTGCCTGGTGGCGGGATGTGGGCATGAGTGTATGGAGG CGTCCAAGGCAGGGGAGTGTCCTGTCATAAACTACATAGTCGCCCCTCAGTGCACCTCGGATATGGTGGATGCGTGTCAGTGGGACCACCAGTGTCCAGGGAACCAGAAGTGTTGCTTCCTACACTGTGCCAAACGCTGCATCGACCCCTTCTGA